One window of Kosakonia cowanii JCM 10956 = DSM 18146 genomic DNA carries:
- a CDS encoding MFS transporter, whose translation MAIEQTVEAKRAIPTRYLILLIIFIVTAVNYADRATLSIAGTDVTKELQLDSVSMGYIFSAFGWAYLLMQIPGGWLLDRFGSKRVYTYSLFFWSLFTFLQGFVDVFPLAWAGVSMFIMRFMLGFSEAPSFPANARIVAAWFPAKERGTASALFNSAQYFSLALFSPLLGWLTYAWGWEHVFTVMGGIGFVLTFAWVKFVHNPTDHPRMTREELEYIAANGAVVDMDHKKAGDDKKAGPKLDYIKQLLSNRMMLGIFFGQYFLNTITWFFLTWFPIYLVQEKGMSILKVGFVASIPALCGFVGGVLGGLFSDYLIKRGSSLTVARKVPIVMGMLLASSIILCNYTDNTALVVALMALAFFGKGFGALGWPVISDVAPKEIVGLCGGVFNVFGNVASIATPLVIGYMVKELHSFNGALVFVGCSALMMMVCYLFVVGDIKRMELKK comes from the coding sequence ATGGCTATTGAACAAACCGTCGAAGCAAAACGGGCGATTCCTACCCGTTATTTAATTTTGCTGATTATATTTATTGTCACCGCAGTCAACTACGCTGACCGTGCCACACTCTCTATTGCCGGAACCGATGTCACTAAAGAGCTACAACTCGATTCCGTCTCGATGGGTTACATCTTCTCCGCCTTCGGCTGGGCCTACCTGCTGATGCAGATCCCCGGCGGCTGGCTGCTCGACCGCTTCGGCTCCAAACGCGTCTACACCTACAGCCTCTTTTTCTGGTCGCTCTTCACTTTCTTGCAGGGTTTTGTCGATGTATTCCCCCTCGCCTGGGCCGGGGTGTCGATGTTTATCATGCGCTTTATGCTCGGTTTTTCTGAAGCGCCCTCCTTCCCGGCAAATGCGCGCATCGTTGCGGCATGGTTTCCGGCGAAGGAGCGCGGCACCGCCTCGGCACTCTTCAACTCGGCGCAATACTTCTCGCTGGCACTCTTCTCGCCGCTGCTCGGCTGGCTGACCTACGCCTGGGGCTGGGAGCACGTCTTTACCGTCATGGGCGGGATCGGTTTTGTGTTGACCTTCGCGTGGGTGAAATTTGTGCATAACCCAACCGACCATCCGCGTATGACCCGCGAAGAGCTGGAGTACATTGCGGCGAACGGCGCGGTGGTTGATATGGACCACAAAAAAGCGGGCGACGACAAGAAAGCCGGGCCGAAGCTCGATTACATCAAGCAGTTGCTGAGCAACCGTATGATGCTGGGCATCTTCTTTGGTCAGTACTTCCTCAACACTATTACCTGGTTCTTCCTCACCTGGTTTCCCATCTACCTGGTGCAGGAGAAGGGAATGTCGATCCTCAAAGTGGGCTTTGTGGCCTCCATCCCGGCGTTGTGCGGCTTTGTCGGCGGCGTGCTGGGCGGGCTCTTCTCCGATTACCTGATTAAACGTGGCTCATCCCTGACCGTGGCGCGTAAAGTGCCAATCGTGATGGGGATGCTGCTGGCCTCCAGCATTATCCTCTGTAACTACACCGACAATACCGCGCTGGTGGTCGCGCTGATGGCGCTGGCCTTCTTCGGCAAAGGTTTTGGTGCGCTCGGCTGGCCGGTGATTTCCGACGTTGCGCCAAAAGAGATTGTCGGCCTGTGCGGCGGCGTGTTTAACGTCTTTGGTAATGTGGCCTCTATCGCGACGCCGCTGGTTATCGGCTACATGGTAAAAGAGTTGCACTCCTTCAACGGTGCGCTGGTGTTCGTCGGCTGTTCAGCCCTGATGATGATGGTCTGTTACCTGTTTGTCGTCGGCGACATCAAACGTATGGAACTGAAGAAATAA
- the garD gene encoding galactarate dehydratase → MSDIEIREQVPGAFYIKVHDTDNVAIIVNDNGLKAGTRFPDGLELIEHIPQGHKVALVDIPHHGEIVRYGEVIGYAVRPIPRGSWIDESLVELPTAPPLNTLPLATKVPEPLPPLEGYTFEGYRNADGSVGTKNLLGLTTSVHCVAGVVDYVVKLIERDLLPKYPNVDGVVGLNHLYGCGVAINAPAAVIPIRTIHNISLNPNFGGEVMVIGLGCEKLQPERLLQGTDDVQAIPADGASIVRLQDEHHVGFRSMVDDILQVAERHLIKLNQRKRETCPASELVVGMQCGGSDAFSGVTANPAVGFASDLLIRCGGTVMFSEVTEVRDAIHLLTPRAINEEVGKRLLEEMAWYDNYLDLGKTDRSANPSPGNKKGGLANVVEKALGSIAKSGKSAISEVLSPGQRPTKRGLIYAATPASDFVCGTQQVASGITVQVFTTGRGTPYGLMAVPVIKMATRTELANRWYDLMDINAGTIATGEESIEEVGWKLFHFILDVASGRKKTFSDQWGLHNQLAVFNPAPVT, encoded by the coding sequence ATGTCCGACATTGAAATAAGAGAGCAAGTGCCTGGCGCATTTTATATTAAGGTTCACGACACCGATAATGTCGCGATTATCGTTAACGACAACGGCTTAAAAGCCGGCACCCGTTTCCCGGATGGTCTGGAGTTGATTGAGCATATTCCGCAGGGGCATAAAGTCGCGCTGGTCGATATTCCTCATCACGGCGAGATCGTGCGCTATGGCGAAGTGATCGGCTACGCCGTGCGCCCGATCCCGCGCGGCAGCTGGATCGATGAATCCCTCGTTGAGCTGCCGACGGCCCCTCCGCTCAACACCCTGCCGCTGGCGACCAAAGTACCCGAACCTTTGCCGCCACTGGAGGGGTATACCTTCGAAGGCTACCGCAATGCGGATGGCAGCGTCGGCACGAAAAACCTGCTCGGCTTAACCACCAGCGTGCACTGCGTGGCCGGGGTGGTGGATTATGTGGTGAAGCTGATCGAGCGCGATCTGCTGCCGAAATACCCGAATGTCGACGGCGTGGTTGGCCTTAATCACCTTTACGGCTGCGGCGTGGCGATTAACGCCCCGGCGGCGGTGATCCCAATTCGCACTATTCACAACATCTCCCTCAACCCGAACTTCGGCGGTGAAGTGATGGTGATTGGCCTCGGCTGTGAAAAATTGCAGCCGGAACGGCTGCTACAGGGGACGGATGATGTGCAGGCAATCCCGGCTGACGGCGCCAGCATTGTACGTTTGCAGGATGAGCACCATGTGGGCTTCCGCTCGATGGTGGATGATATTCTGCAGGTCGCCGAGCGGCATCTGATCAAACTCAACCAGCGCAAACGCGAAACCTGCCCGGCGTCTGAACTGGTGGTTGGCATGCAGTGCGGCGGCAGCGACGCCTTCTCCGGCGTGACCGCTAACCCGGCGGTGGGCTTTGCTTCCGATCTGCTAATCCGCTGCGGCGGCACGGTGATGTTCTCGGAAGTGACGGAGGTGCGCGACGCGATCCACCTGCTCACCCCCCGCGCTATCAACGAAGAGGTGGGCAAACGCCTGCTGGAAGAGATGGCCTGGTACGATAACTACCTCGACCTTGGCAAAACCGACCGCAGCGCCAACCCGTCGCCCGGAAACAAAAAGGGCGGGCTGGCTAACGTGGTGGAAAAAGCGCTGGGCTCGATTGCCAAATCAGGCAAGAGCGCCATCTCCGAGGTGCTCTCCCCCGGCCAGCGCCCGACTAAACGCGGCCTGATCTACGCCGCCACGCCGGCCAGTGATTTCGTGTGCGGCACCCAGCAGGTCGCCTCCGGCATTACCGTGCAGGTCTTTACCACCGGTCGCGGCACCCCCTATGGGCTGATGGCGGTACCGGTGATCAAAATGGCGACCCGTACCGAGCTGGCAAACCGCTGGTATGACTTAATGGATATTAATGCGGGCACCATTGCCACCGGCGAAGAGAGCATTGAAGAGGTGGGCTGGAAGCTGTTCCACTTTATTCTCGATGTCGCCAGCGGGCGTAAAAAAACCTTTTCCGATCAATGGGGATTGCATAACCAGCTGGCAGTGTTTAACCCGGCGCCGGTGACCTGA
- a CDS encoding tagatose bisphosphate family class II aldolase, with translation MFIISTKTMLSKAQREGYAVPAFNIHNLETLQVVVETAAELRSPLIVAGTPGTFSYAGIGNIVAIAADLAKTYNQPLAIHLDHHEELADIERKVHAGVRSVMIDGSHLPYAENVAVVKAVTDFCHRYDVSVEAELGRLGGQEDDLIVDAKDTRFTNPQQAQDFIEKTGIDSLAVAIGTAHGLYSEEPKLDFDRLAEIRQAVEVPLVLHGASGLPAADIRRAIGLGICKVNVATELKIAFSDALKAYLLLHPNASDPRHYMVPAKAAMKEVVRKVIHDCGCEGKL, from the coding sequence ATGTTTATCATTTCCACCAAAACCATGCTCAGTAAGGCGCAGCGCGAAGGCTACGCGGTGCCTGCTTTTAATATCCATAACCTCGAAACGCTTCAGGTTGTCGTTGAGACTGCCGCCGAGTTGCGCTCACCGCTGATTGTAGCGGGTACACCAGGGACCTTTAGCTACGCCGGGATCGGCAATATTGTTGCCATCGCCGCCGATCTGGCAAAAACCTACAACCAACCGCTGGCGATCCACCTCGATCACCATGAAGAGCTTGCCGATATTGAGCGCAAAGTACACGCCGGCGTGCGCTCGGTGATGATCGACGGTTCGCATCTCCCTTACGCGGAAAATGTTGCAGTGGTAAAAGCCGTTACCGACTTCTGCCATCGCTATGACGTCAGCGTTGAGGCAGAGCTGGGGCGTCTTGGCGGCCAGGAGGACGATCTGATCGTCGACGCCAAAGACACACGCTTTACCAATCCGCAGCAGGCGCAGGACTTTATCGAAAAGACGGGTATCGACTCGCTTGCGGTGGCGATCGGCACCGCGCACGGCCTCTACAGTGAAGAGCCAAAGCTCGACTTCGATCGGCTGGCGGAGATTCGCCAGGCCGTCGAGGTTCCGCTGGTGTTACACGGCGCTTCCGGCCTGCCTGCGGCCGATATTCGCCGCGCTATCGGCCTTGGCATCTGCAAGGTCAACGTCGCCACCGAACTCAAAATCGCCTTTTCCGACGCGCTTAAGGCGTACCTGCTCTTGCACCCGAATGCCAGCGATCCGCGCCACTACATGGTTCCGGCCAAAGCCGCCATGAAAGAGGTGGTACGTAAAGTCATCCACGATTGCGGCTGTGAAGGGAAGCTGTAA
- the gatZ gene encoding tagatose-bisphosphate aldolase subunit GatZ yields the protein MKEIIARHKAGEHLGICSVCSAHPLVIEAALRFDLHTNNSVLIEATSNQVNQFGGYTGMQPADFRDFVYAIAREVGFPLERLILGGDHLGPNCWQNEHADAAMEKAIALIEAYVAAGFSKIHLDASMSCADDPVPLDPQVVAERAARLCLAAEQTASEAQKKALTYVIGTEVPVPGGEASSISAVHVTHVEDAARTLETHRVAFKALGLEAAMKRVIAIVVQPGVEFDHTQVIHYQPQAAEALSGWIRQTSMVYEAHSTDYQSRHAYRALVRDHFAILKVGPALTFALREAIFALAQMENELIAPESRSRVLEVIDEVMLNEPDYWKKYYHPTWSQAMVDIHFSLSDRIRYYWPHPRIRQAVEKLLANLDTVRLPLGLISQFMPLQLERASLNEIVTTPRSLIIDKIQDVLRAYRYGCAPETAC from the coding sequence GTGAAAGAGATTATTGCCCGCCATAAAGCGGGAGAACACCTTGGTATCTGTTCCGTCTGCTCGGCCCATCCGTTGGTGATTGAAGCCGCGCTGCGCTTCGATTTGCATACGAATAACAGCGTGCTGATCGAAGCGACATCCAACCAGGTTAACCAGTTTGGCGGCTATACCGGCATGCAGCCTGCCGATTTCCGCGACTTTGTCTATGCCATCGCCCGCGAGGTCGGCTTCCCGCTGGAGCGGCTGATCCTCGGTGGCGATCATCTCGGGCCTAACTGCTGGCAGAACGAACATGCCGACGCGGCGATGGAGAAAGCGATCGCGCTGATCGAAGCTTACGTTGCCGCTGGTTTTAGCAAGATCCACCTTGATGCCTCAATGTCCTGCGCGGACGATCCCGTTCCGCTGGATCCGCAGGTGGTGGCAGAGCGCGCCGCTCGCCTGTGTCTGGCTGCGGAGCAGACGGCAAGCGAGGCGCAGAAAAAGGCGCTGACCTATGTCATCGGCACGGAAGTACCGGTGCCGGGCGGCGAGGCCAGCAGCATCAGCGCGGTGCACGTTACCCATGTGGAAGATGCCGCGCGCACGCTGGAAACTCACCGTGTCGCCTTCAAGGCGCTGGGGCTGGAAGCAGCGATGAAGCGGGTTATCGCCATCGTGGTTCAGCCCGGCGTGGAGTTCGATCATACGCAGGTGATTCATTATCAGCCTCAGGCGGCCGAAGCGCTTTCCGGCTGGATCCGTCAGACGTCAATGGTCTATGAGGCCCACTCGACGGATTACCAGTCCCGCCACGCCTATCGCGCGCTGGTACGCGATCATTTCGCCATCCTGAAAGTTGGCCCGGCGCTGACCTTTGCCCTGCGCGAAGCGATTTTCGCCCTCGCGCAGATGGAAAACGAGCTGATTGCTCCAGAGAGTCGTAGCCGGGTGCTGGAGGTGATTGACGAAGTGATGCTCAACGAGCCGGACTACTGGAAGAAGTATTACCACCCCACCTGGAGCCAGGCGATGGTCGATATCCACTTCAGTCTCTCTGACCGCATCCGCTACTACTGGCCCCACCCGCGCATCCGCCAGGCGGTGGAAAAACTGCTCGCGAATCTCGACACCGTCAGGCTGCCGCTGGGGCTGATTAGCCAGTTTATGCCTCTACAACTGGAACGCGCGTCGCTAAACGAGATAGTCACAACGCCACGCAGCCTGATTATTGACAAAATACAGGACGTATTGCGTGCCTATCGCTACGGATGCGCCCCTGAAACTGCCTGTTAA
- the gatA gene encoding PTS galactitol transporter subunit IIA, with protein sequence MSQLFVRTGVDFASRQQLLAHIGEEMLAKGVVHESYPAALLAREENYPTGIALERHGIAIPHCEASHALSPALYLIRPRKPIVFQQADDDGDVAASLIIALIVENPAAQLTLLRKLFSELQNPNTLDALLNAADDDLARCFRETILEPETCGQA encoded by the coding sequence ATGAGCCAACTGTTTGTCCGAACCGGAGTGGATTTTGCCTCGCGCCAGCAACTGCTGGCACACATTGGCGAGGAGATGCTGGCAAAAGGCGTCGTCCATGAAAGCTACCCCGCCGCGCTGCTGGCGCGCGAGGAAAACTACCCAACCGGCATCGCCCTGGAGCGTCATGGGATCGCCATTCCCCACTGCGAGGCGAGCCACGCCCTCTCCCCGGCGCTCTATCTGATTCGTCCGCGCAAACCTATTGTTTTTCAACAGGCTGATGATGATGGCGACGTTGCCGCATCGCTAATTATTGCCCTGATTGTTGAAAACCCGGCGGCGCAGCTGACGCTACTGAGAAAACTGTTTAGTGAGCTACAAAACCCGAACACGCTGGACGCGCTGCTGAACGCCGCGGATGACGATCTGGCGAGATGTTTTCGGGAGACGATCCTGGAGCCTGAAACGTGCGGACAGGCTTAA
- the gatB gene encoding PTS galactitol transporter subunit IIB, with the protein MKRKVIVACGGAVATSTMAAEEIKELCDTHHIELDLVQCRVNEIETYMDGADLICTTAKVDRAFGDIPVVHGMPFVSGVGIEALQQKILTILVG; encoded by the coding sequence ATGAAACGTAAAGTGATTGTCGCCTGCGGCGGTGCGGTCGCCACCTCCACGATGGCGGCAGAAGAGATCAAAGAGCTGTGCGATACGCACCACATCGAACTCGATCTTGTGCAGTGTCGGGTAAATGAGATCGAAACCTATATGGACGGCGCGGATCTCATCTGCACCACCGCAAAAGTGGATCGCGCCTTCGGCGATATTCCTGTTGTGCACGGTATGCCCTTCGTTTCTGGAGTGGGCATTGAGGCGCTACAGCAAAAAATCCTGACCATTCTCGTGGGGTAA
- a CDS encoding galactitol-specific PTS transporter subunit IIC, which produces MFSEIMRYILDLGPTVMLPVVIIIFSKLLGMKLGDCFKSGLHIGIGFVGIGLVIGLMLDSIGPAAKAMAEHFQINLQVIDVGWPGSSPMTWASQIALVAIPVAIAVNIIMLVTRMTRVVNVDIWNIWHMTFTGAMLHLATGSYWIGILGVAAHAAFVYKLGDWFAKDTRDFFGLEGIAIPHGTSAWLGPVAVLVDTLIDKIPGLRRIHFSADDIQKRFGPFGEPVTVGFVMGIVIGLLAGYDLKGVLQLAVKTAAVMLLMPRVIKPIMDGLTPIAKQARKRLQAKFGTQEFLIGLDPALLLGHTSVVSASLIFIPLSILIAVLVPGNQVLPFGDLATIGFFVAMAVAVHQGNLFRTLISGVIIMSMTLWIATQTIGLHTQLAANAGALKAGGMVASMDQGGSPVTWLLIQLFTWQNLLGFVVIAAIYLTGVLLTWRRARHFKAAEKAAATPESQPAS; this is translated from the coding sequence ATGTTTAGCGAAATAATGCGTTATATCCTCGACTTAGGTCCTACCGTGATGCTGCCGGTGGTGATCATTATTTTCTCGAAGCTGCTGGGAATGAAACTCGGCGACTGCTTTAAATCCGGTCTGCATATTGGCATCGGCTTTGTCGGCATTGGCCTGGTGATCGGTCTGATGCTCGACTCAATCGGCCCGGCGGCTAAAGCCATGGCGGAGCATTTCCAGATCAACCTTCAGGTCATTGATGTTGGCTGGCCGGGATCGTCACCGATGACATGGGCATCGCAAATTGCGCTGGTTGCCATCCCTGTCGCTATCGCCGTGAATATCATCATGCTGGTAACGCGCATGACGCGCGTGGTCAACGTGGATATCTGGAATATCTGGCACATGACCTTTACCGGCGCGATGCTGCATCTCGCCACCGGCTCTTACTGGATTGGCATCCTTGGCGTGGCGGCGCACGCAGCGTTCGTCTATAAACTGGGCGACTGGTTTGCCAAAGATACGCGGGACTTCTTTGGCCTCGAAGGCATCGCCATTCCCCATGGCACCTCTGCCTGGCTGGGGCCGGTTGCCGTGCTGGTGGACACCCTGATTGATAAAATCCCGGGCCTCAGGCGTATTCATTTCAGCGCCGATGATATTCAGAAGCGCTTCGGGCCATTCGGCGAACCGGTCACCGTCGGTTTTGTGATGGGGATTGTGATTGGGCTGCTGGCCGGTTATGACCTGAAAGGCGTACTGCAACTGGCGGTGAAAACCGCGGCCGTTATGCTGCTAATGCCGCGGGTGATCAAACCGATTATGGATGGCCTGACGCCAATCGCGAAACAGGCGCGTAAACGTCTGCAGGCGAAGTTCGGCACCCAGGAGTTCTTGATCGGCCTCGATCCGGCGCTGCTGCTGGGCCATACCTCGGTGGTCTCCGCCAGCCTGATCTTTATCCCCCTGAGCATTCTGATTGCGGTGCTGGTGCCGGGTAACCAGGTGCTGCCATTCGGTGACCTGGCGACCATTGGTTTCTTTGTGGCGATGGCTGTTGCGGTGCATCAGGGCAACCTGTTCCGCACGCTGATCTCCGGGGTCATTATTATGAGCATGACCCTGTGGATCGCCACGCAAACCATCGGCCTGCATACGCAGCTGGCCGCCAACGCGGGCGCGCTAAAAGCGGGCGGGATGGTGGCCTCGATGGACCAGGGCGGTTCCCCGGTCACCTGGCTGCTCATTCAACTCTTTACCTGGCAAAATCTGCTCGGTTTCGTGGTTATCGCCGCGATTTACCTGACCGGTGTCCTGCTTACCTGGCGTAGAGCGCGCCATTTTAAAGCGGCAGAGAAAGCGGCAGCCACGCCGGAAAGCCAGCCCGCATCGTGA
- the gatD gene encoding galactitol-1-phosphate 5-dehydrogenase: MKSVVIHAEGNVCVEDRPEPQLQHEDEVKVRVVSSGLCGSDIPRIFANGAHFYPITLGHEFSGYVEACGPAVTDLHAGDAVACVPLLPCFDCPACSREYYSLCKRYQFIGSRCDGGNAEYIVVKRPNLVRLPADLPIEDGAFIEPITVGLHAFHLAAGCKDKNVVIVGAGTIGLLAMQCARVLGAKSVTAIDINPDKLALASALGATRTFNSREQSAADILAGLEAECFDQLVLETAGTPQTVSLAIEIAGPRAQVALVGTLHDELTLTATVFGLILRKELTLIGSWMNYSGPWPGEEWHTAARLLTEKRLALEPLIAHRGDPESYARAVQALNGKPMQGKILLRLD, from the coding sequence ATGAAATCAGTGGTTATTCATGCTGAGGGCAACGTCTGCGTTGAAGATCGCCCCGAACCCCAGTTGCAGCATGAGGATGAAGTGAAGGTGAGAGTAGTCAGCTCCGGCCTGTGCGGCTCAGATATTCCGCGCATCTTCGCTAACGGCGCGCATTTCTACCCCATTACCCTTGGACATGAGTTCAGCGGTTATGTCGAAGCCTGTGGCCCGGCGGTCACCGATCTGCACGCGGGCGACGCCGTAGCCTGCGTGCCGTTGCTGCCCTGCTTTGACTGCCCTGCCTGCAGCCGGGAGTACTACTCGCTGTGCAAACGCTATCAGTTTATCGGCTCGCGCTGCGACGGCGGCAATGCCGAATACATTGTCGTTAAGCGACCCAACCTGGTTCGCTTACCTGCGGATCTGCCCATTGAAGATGGGGCGTTTATTGAACCGATAACTGTTGGCCTGCACGCGTTTCACCTCGCCGCTGGCTGTAAAGATAAAAACGTGGTGATCGTCGGGGCTGGCACTATCGGGCTGCTGGCAATGCAGTGTGCACGAGTCTTAGGGGCGAAAAGCGTCACCGCCATTGATATCAACCCTGACAAATTAGCGCTGGCTTCTGCGCTTGGTGCCACCCGCACCTTTAACAGCCGCGAGCAGAGCGCGGCTGACATACTCGCCGGGCTGGAGGCAGAGTGCTTCGATCAGCTTGTGCTGGAAACGGCTGGCACACCACAAACGGTTTCGCTGGCCATCGAAATTGCCGGGCCGCGTGCGCAGGTGGCGCTGGTAGGGACGCTGCATGACGAACTCACGCTTACTGCTACGGTATTTGGGCTGATTTTGCGTAAAGAGCTGACGCTTATCGGCAGCTGGATGAACTACTCCGGCCCCTGGCCTGGGGAGGAGTGGCATACCGCGGCGCGCCTGCTCACGGAAAAACGTCTCGCACTCGAGCCGCTGATTGCTCATCGTGGTGACCCCGAAAGCTACGCGCGCGCGGTACAGGCGCTAAATGGCAAACCGATGCAGGGAAAAATACTGCTGCGCCTTGATTAA
- a CDS encoding DeoR/GlpR family DNA-binding transcription regulator yields the protein MNSFERRNKIVDLVNAQGSVLVIDLSNSFGISEVTIRADLRLLEEKGLVTRFHGGAAKPGSYMLDSENQEVVLEDRYKLASDPKKRIAQAAAAMIDEGMTIILDSGSTTMLIAEALAKKSNITVITNNLPAAFALSENKDITLVVCGGTLRHKTHSMHGTIAERSLQGISADIMFVGADGIDPTHGITTFNEGYSISSVMAEAAHMVVAVVDASKFNRRGFNQVLPMEKIDCVITDEGIGEKEKAALRKLGKELRVV from the coding sequence ATGAACTCATTTGAACGAAGGAATAAGATCGTCGATCTGGTGAATGCGCAGGGAAGTGTGCTGGTCATTGACCTCTCGAATAGCTTTGGGATTTCAGAAGTCACTATCCGCGCCGATCTCCGGCTGCTGGAAGAGAAAGGTCTGGTGACGCGCTTTCACGGCGGCGCAGCGAAACCGGGCAGCTATATGCTCGACAGCGAAAATCAGGAAGTGGTGCTGGAAGATCGCTACAAACTGGCGAGCGATCCGAAGAAGCGTATCGCTCAGGCAGCGGCGGCGATGATCGATGAGGGGATGACGATTATCCTCGACAGCGGCAGCACCACCATGCTGATTGCCGAAGCGTTGGCGAAAAAAAGCAATATCACCGTTATTACCAATAACCTCCCCGCCGCGTTTGCCCTGTCGGAAAACAAGGACATCACACTGGTAGTGTGTGGCGGCACCTTGCGGCATAAAACCCATTCGATGCACGGCACGATTGCAGAGCGATCGCTACAGGGTATCAGCGCCGATATCATGTTTGTCGGTGCAGATGGCATCGATCCGACCCATGGCATCACCACCTTTAATGAAGGCTACTCCATCAGTAGTGTCATGGCAGAGGCGGCGCATATGGTTGTAGCAGTGGTGGACGCCAGCAAATTTAACCGCCGCGGCTTTAATCAGGTGCTGCCGATGGAGAAGATCGACTGCGTGATCACCGACGAGGGGATTGGTGAGAAAGAGAAAGCGGCTTTACGAAAACTGGGTAAGGAACTTCGGGTGGTTTAA
- a CDS encoding Fic family protein — translation MSRYVPPFTITAAILNQVVEIAELLGLWAAQSGRSSPLLRKNNRIRTIQASLAIEHNSLTTEQVTAVLEGKRVLAPAKDIQEVRNAINAYESMTRWKSGRVADLLEAHRLLTFGLVDNPGHFRRGNVGIYRETQLIHMAPPASRVAHLMDELLEWLATTDLHPLVASSVFHYEFEFIHPFADGNGRMGRLWQTLILSEWRSELAWLPVETIIHYQQDRYYQVLGECDKASDCTAFVAFMLSVVNAALIEGLNPSFTLSDNVSEEMSEQILSFSEAERAVLSLLNRRPDLSAKALASELAVSARTVERYLQSLQQKGKLLRVGAKKGGYWQVT, via the coding sequence ATGAGCCGCTATGTGCCTCCCTTTACCATCACCGCCGCGATCCTCAATCAGGTCGTTGAGATCGCGGAGTTGCTGGGGCTCTGGGCGGCGCAATCCGGGCGCTCTTCACCGCTGCTGCGCAAAAATAACCGTATTCGTACTATTCAGGCGTCGCTGGCGATTGAGCATAACAGCCTGACGACAGAGCAGGTTACCGCCGTGCTGGAAGGGAAGCGCGTGCTGGCACCGGCAAAAGATATTCAGGAAGTGCGCAATGCGATAAACGCCTATGAGTCCATGACTCGCTGGAAAAGCGGACGTGTTGCCGACTTGCTGGAAGCGCATCGCCTGCTTACGTTTGGTCTTGTGGATAATCCCGGCCATTTTCGGCGCGGCAATGTCGGTATCTATCGTGAAACGCAGTTAATCCATATGGCACCGCCCGCCTCACGGGTTGCGCACCTTATGGATGAGCTTCTGGAATGGCTCGCCACCACGGATTTGCATCCGTTAGTCGCCAGTTCAGTTTTCCATTACGAATTTGAATTTATTCACCCCTTTGCCGATGGTAATGGACGCATGGGCCGCTTATGGCAGACGCTTATCCTTAGCGAGTGGCGCTCCGAACTGGCCTGGCTGCCGGTAGAAACCATCATTCATTACCAGCAAGACCGCTATTACCAGGTGCTCGGAGAGTGCGATAAAGCCAGTGACTGTACGGCGTTCGTCGCCTTTATGCTCTCGGTGGTCAACGCAGCGTTGATCGAGGGGCTTAATCCGTCATTCACCTTGTCGGATAACGTGTCGGAAGAGATGTCGGAACAAATTTTATCCTTCAGCGAGGCGGAGCGCGCGGTATTAAGCCTGCTTAACAGACGGCCTGATCTCTCTGCAAAGGCGCTCGCCAGCGAACTGGCGGTAAGCGCACGCACGGTGGAGCGCTACCTGCAATCGTTACAGCAAAAGGGAAAGCTGCTACGTGTCGGTGCGAAGAAAGGGGGCTACTGGCAGGTAACGTGA